Proteins from a genomic interval of Rosa chinensis cultivar Old Blush chromosome 2, RchiOBHm-V2, whole genome shotgun sequence:
- the LOC112186840 gene encoding protein LTO1 homolog, which produces MDDVFGESLNLEEIHIKQGFDEGHKDGLIAGKEEARQVGLKVGFEVGEELGFYKGCVDVWNSAIRVDPTRFSTRVQKGVKQMEELVERYPVMEPENESVQEIMEDLRLKFKAVCASLGVKLEYKGYPRASSSGAKDVAF; this is translated from the coding sequence ATGGACGACGTATTCGGAGAGTCTCTGAACTTGGAAGAGATCCACATCAAGCAAGGCTTCGACGAAGGCCACAAAGACGGCCTGATCGCCGGAAAAGAGGAGGCCAGGCAAGTGGGCCTCAAGGTGGGCTTCGAGGTCGGCGAGGAGCTCGGGTTCTACAAGGGCTGCGTGGACGTATGGAACTCTGCGATCCGGGTCGACCCGACCCGGTTCTCGACCCGGGTCCAGAAGGGCGTGAAGCAGATGGAGGAGTTGGTGGAGAGGTACCCGGTAATGGAACCCGAGAATGAGAGCGTGCAGGAGATAATGGAGGATTTGAGGTTGAAGTTTAAGGCGGTTTGTGCTTCTTTGGGTGTGAAATTGGAGTACAAAGGGTACCCGAGAGCTTCTTCTTCTGGGGCTAAAGACGTTGCGTTTTGA
- the LOC112186839 gene encoding formimidoyltransferase-cyclodeaminase isoform X1: MLYTMNIKERCFRYACNEQQGGEKMLKSMLGCCKVYISESRNRLALESIERAAKRFSEAPIVNKFEDETYNRVGYTLVSKLAQKPSGNPCPLRMAVLAMVKAAFETIDLESHCGSHPRLGVVDHICFHPLLGASLEQMAGVANSLAADVGSSLQVPTFLYGAAHEERRALDSIRRELGYFKPNSSGEQWVGGPKSEYLALKPDKGPPKVTQEKGVIVIGATRWVDNYNVPVHSTDIAAVRRISKRVSGRGGGLPSVQAMALAHGESVTEVACNLLEPQEVGGDRVQLEVERLAKEEGLTVGKGYFTDLSQEKLIERYLQSVSA; the protein is encoded by the exons ATGTTATACACTATGAACATCAAAGAGCGCTGTTTTCGATATG CTTGTAATGAGCAGCAAGGAGGAGAGAAAATGTTAAAATCAATGCTTGGTTGCTGCAAGGTGTACATATCTGAAAGCAGAAATAGGCTTGCACTGGAGTCAATTGAGCGAGCTGCTAAGCGATTCTCGGAAGCACCCATTGTCAATAAGTTTGAAGATGAAACTTACAACAGAGTTGGCTACACTCTTGTCTCTAAGCTGGCTCAAAAGCCATCTGGGAACCCTTGTCCCTTGAGGATGGCTGTCCTTGCCATGGTTAAGGCTGCTTTTGAAACCATTGACCTTGAGTCGCACTGTGGAAGTCATCCCCGGCTTGGAGTTGTGGATCATATATGCTTTCACCCCCTTCTTGGTGCTTCGTTGGAACAGATGGCTGGTGTTGCAAACTCCTTAGCGGCAGATGTTGGCTCTAGTCTTCAAG TTCCTACATTTCTATATGGAGCTGCCCATGAAGAGAGGAGGGCACTTGATTCAATTAGAAGAGAGCTCGGTTACTTCAAGCCAAACTCTAGTGGAGAACAGTGGGTTGGGGGTCCAAAATCGGAATACTTGGCACTGAAGCCAGACAAAGGTCCCCCTAAAGTGACTCAAGAGAAAGGTGTCATTGTGATTGGAGCAACCCGGTGGGTGGATAATTATAATGTCCCTGTCCACTCTACTGATATTGCTGCCGTTCGTAGAATTTCGAAACGTGTGAGTGGCAGAGGAGGTGGACTTCCTTCAGTCCAAGCAATGGCCCTTGCGCATGGTGAATCTGTCACGGAGGTAGCTTGCAATTTGTTGGAACCACAGGAAGTGGGAGGAGATAGGGTTCAGCTTGAAGTTGAGAGGCTTGCAAAAGAAGAAGGTTTGACAGTGGGGAAGGGCTACTTCACTGATCTTTCTCAAGAAAAATTAATCGAAAGGTATTTGCAATCAGTTTCTGCCTGA
- the LOC112186839 gene encoding formimidoyltransferase-cyclodeaminase isoform X2, with protein sequence MLKSMLGCCKVYISESRNRLALESIERAAKRFSEAPIVNKFEDETYNRVGYTLVSKLAQKPSGNPCPLRMAVLAMVKAAFETIDLESHCGSHPRLGVVDHICFHPLLGASLEQMAGVANSLAADVGSSLQVPTFLYGAAHEERRALDSIRRELGYFKPNSSGEQWVGGPKSEYLALKPDKGPPKVTQEKGVIVIGATRWVDNYNVPVHSTDIAAVRRISKRVSGRGGGLPSVQAMALAHGESVTEVACNLLEPQEVGGDRVQLEVERLAKEEGLTVGKGYFTDLSQEKLIERYLQSVSA encoded by the exons ATGTTAAAATCAATGCTTGGTTGCTGCAAGGTGTACATATCTGAAAGCAGAAATAGGCTTGCACTGGAGTCAATTGAGCGAGCTGCTAAGCGATTCTCGGAAGCACCCATTGTCAATAAGTTTGAAGATGAAACTTACAACAGAGTTGGCTACACTCTTGTCTCTAAGCTGGCTCAAAAGCCATCTGGGAACCCTTGTCCCTTGAGGATGGCTGTCCTTGCCATGGTTAAGGCTGCTTTTGAAACCATTGACCTTGAGTCGCACTGTGGAAGTCATCCCCGGCTTGGAGTTGTGGATCATATATGCTTTCACCCCCTTCTTGGTGCTTCGTTGGAACAGATGGCTGGTGTTGCAAACTCCTTAGCGGCAGATGTTGGCTCTAGTCTTCAAG TTCCTACATTTCTATATGGAGCTGCCCATGAAGAGAGGAGGGCACTTGATTCAATTAGAAGAGAGCTCGGTTACTTCAAGCCAAACTCTAGTGGAGAACAGTGGGTTGGGGGTCCAAAATCGGAATACTTGGCACTGAAGCCAGACAAAGGTCCCCCTAAAGTGACTCAAGAGAAAGGTGTCATTGTGATTGGAGCAACCCGGTGGGTGGATAATTATAATGTCCCTGTCCACTCTACTGATATTGCTGCCGTTCGTAGAATTTCGAAACGTGTGAGTGGCAGAGGAGGTGGACTTCCTTCAGTCCAAGCAATGGCCCTTGCGCATGGTGAATCTGTCACGGAGGTAGCTTGCAATTTGTTGGAACCACAGGAAGTGGGAGGAGATAGGGTTCAGCTTGAAGTTGAGAGGCTTGCAAAAGAAGAAGGTTTGACAGTGGGGAAGGGCTACTTCACTGATCTTTCTCAAGAAAAATTAATCGAAAGGTATTTGCAATCAGTTTCTGCCTGA
- the LOC112187479 gene encoding glutamate formimidoyltransferase: MDYNTACKDKKKKTIDQSMLLCCKLFISESRNLAVLDAIERAARLDPESVIVNKFEDRAYNRVRYTIVSYVLHDSTGSAIYSPLHQTVLAMAEAAFGAINLEQHSGAHPRLGVVDDIVFHPLARASLDEAAWLAKAVAVDIGNKFQVPVYLYAAAHPTGKALDTIRRELGYYRPNFMGNQWAGWTMPGVLQEKPDEGPTTVSPTRGIAMIGARPWVALYNIPILSTDVAATRRIARMVSARGGGLPTVQTLGLVHGEDSTEIACMLLEPNQIGAERVQNRVEMLAAEEGLYVEKGYFTDHSPDMVIEKYMKLISADRN; encoded by the exons ATGGATTACAACACTGCTTGCAAG gacaagaagaagaaaaccatCGACCAGTCCATGCTGCTCTGCTGCAAGCTCTTCATATCTGAATCGCGTAACCTCGCTGTGCTCGACGCCATTGAACGTGCTGCTAGGCTTGACCCGGAGTCTGTCATTGTTAACAAATTTGAGGACCGAGCTTACAATAGGGTCCGGTATACTATTGTGTCATATGTTCTGCATGACAGCACAGGAAGTGCTATATACAGCCCCTTGCATCAAACTGTACTAGCCATGGCTGAGGCAGCGTTCGGGGCCATTAACCTCGAGCAGCATTCAGGGGCTCACCCTCGCTTAGGGGTTGTCGATGACATTGTGTTCCACCCTTTGGCAAGAGCATCTCTAGATGAAGCAGCTTGGCTTGCTAAGGCTGTGGCAGTGGACATTGGCAATAAATTCCAAG TTCCAGTATATCTATATGCTGCAGCACACCCTACAGGCAAGGCTCTTGACACCATTAGGCGTGAGCTTGGCTACTACAGGCCAAATTTCATGGGCAACCAATGGGCAGGATGGACCATGCCCGGAGTGCTCCAAGAAAAACCCGATGAAGGCCCGACAACTGTATCTCCTACTCGTGGCATTGCAATGATCGGGGCACGCCCATGGGTTGCCTTGTACAACATACCAATATTGTCCACCGATGTTGCAGCCACTCGAAGGATTGCAAGAATGGTGAGTGCTCGAGGGGGAGGTCTCCCAACTGTGCAAACACTGGGTCTGGTTCATGGTGAGGACTCCACAGAGATAGCTTGTATGCTCTTAGAGCCCAACCAGATTGGAGCGGAGAGAGTCCAGAACCGGGTTGAGATGCTAGCAGCAGAAGAAGGGTTGTACGTAGAGAAGGGTTACTTCACTGATCACTCACCAGATATGGTAATTGAAAAGTACATGAAACTAATATCTGCAGACAgaaactaa
- the LOC112187478 gene encoding beta-glucuronosyltransferase GlcAT14A — protein sequence MSMRKYVNHHSGRVFGDRVWVLPFVASFVIFITLFFSVISGLFTLPHSKEQLPTDIVSFSKSDDSSGGYFVESDLKRSLEQNRRSRTGAPRLAYLISGTKGDSHRMMRTLSAVYHPRNQYVLHLDLEAPPRERLELASLVKADPTFSEVENVRVMAQSNLVTYKGPTMIACTLQAISILLKESSEWDWFINLSASDYPLMTQDDLLHSFSNLSRDINFIENMQITGWKLNQRAKPIIIDPGLYLSKKSDLAWTTQRRSLPTSFKLFTGSAWVMLTRPFVEYCIWGWDNLPRTILMYYTNFVSSPEGYFHTVICNNEEYRHTAISHDLHYIAWDSPPKQHPVSLSMKDFDKMVKSNAPFARKFAKNDPVLDKIDKELLGRTSRFSPGAWCIGSSGGGADPCSIRGNDSIFRPGLGAERFQVLLQTLLSEDFRKKQCS from the exons ATGAGTATGAGGAAGTATGTGAATCACCATTCTGGAAGGGTTTTTGGTGATAGGGTTTGGGTCCTTCCATTCGTTGCTAGCTTTGTCATATTCATTACTCTCTTTTTCTCGGTCATTTCTGGGCTGTTTACTTTGCCGCATAGTAAAGAACAGTTGCCAACCGACATTGTTTCCTTTTCGAAATCTGATGACTCAAGTGGGGGGTATTTTGTTGAGTCTGATTTGAAAAGATCATTGGAACAGAATAGACGTTCGAGAACAGGAGCACCTAGATTGGCGTATCTTATATCAGGTACAAAGGGGGATAGTCATAGAATGATGAGGACTTTGAGTGCTGTATATCATCCAAGAAATCAATATGTTCTGCATTTGGATCTCGAGGCTCCTCCTCGAGAAAGATTGGAACTTGCAAGTTTGGTTAAGGCTGATCCTACATTTAGTGAAGTGGAGAATGTGCGTGTTATGGCTCAATCCAATTTGGTGACGTATAAGGGCCCTACTATGATTGCTTGTACCCTGCAAGCGATTTCCATTTTGTTAAAGGAGAGCTCAGAGTGGGATTGGTTTATAAACCTCAGTGCGTCTGATTATCCTCTCATGACACAAGATG ATTTGCTTCATTCCTTCTCTAATTTGTCTAGGGATATCAACTTCATCGAAAATATGCAGATTACTGGTTGGAAACT GAATCAAAGAGCAAAACCAATCATAATTGATCCAGGCCTGTATTTATCAAAAAAATCTGATCTTGCATGGACCACTCAGCGTCGTTCACTTCCTACATCATTCAAGTTGTTCACAG GTTCAGCATGGGTAATGCTAACGCGGCCCTTCGTTGAGTACTGTATATGGGGATGGGATAACCTCCCTCGTACGATCCTTATGTACTACACGAATTTTGTTTCTTCTCCAGAAGGCTATTTCCATACTGTGATTTGTAACAATGAGGAATATCGCCACACTGCGATAAGCCATGATCTCCACTACATTGCTTGGGACAGCCCTCCGAAGCAGCATCCAGTCTCATTGTCAATGAAGGACTTTGATAAAATGGTAAAGAGCAATGCTCCCTTTGCACGAAAATTTGCAAAGAATGACCCAGTCTTGGATAAAATAGATAAAGAACTTCTAGGTCGAACAAGCCGGTTTTCTCCCGGAGCATGGTGTATAGGTAGCTCAGGAGGCGGGGCTGACCCGTGTTCTATACGTGGTAATGATTCAATTTTTAGGCCAGGTCTTGGTGCTGAGAGGTTTCAAGTGTTGCTTCAGACATTGTTGTCTGAAGACTTTAGGAAAAAGCAATGTTCATGA
- the LOC112189013 gene encoding protein ULTRAPETALA 1, whose amino-acid sequence MGESGVVVMFSDEELSEMSGVKRGVDHIEVTCGCTSHRYGDAVGRLRVFMNGELEITCECTPGCQEGTLSPSLFEKHSGRETARKWKNNVWVIVNGKKVPLCKTVLLKYHNEASKNANGSQRSQNGRASHRDEFVCCTRCNKERRFRLRTKEECRIHHDAVADVNWKCADLPYDKITCDDEEERASRRVYRGCSRKPTCQGCTSCVCFGCEICRFSDCSCQTCTDFTRNAKP is encoded by the exons ATGGGGGAGAGTGGGGTGGTGGTCATGTTTAGCGATGAGGAGCTGAGCGAGATGAGCGGGGTGAAGAGAGGGGTGGACCATATTGAGGTCACGTGCGGCTGTACCAGCCACAGATATGGTGATGCTGTTGGGAGGCTTAGGGTTTTCATGAATGGTGAACTGGAAATCACATGTGAATGCACCCCTGGCTGTCAGGAAG GCACATTGAGTCCCTCATTATTTGAGAAGCATTCTGGAAGAGAGACAGCtaggaaatggaaaaataatgtttgGGTCATTGTTAATGGGAAGAAGGTTCCATTGTGTAAAACAGTTCTACTCAAATACCACAATGAGGCATCAAAGAATGCTAATGGGTCCCAAAGATCCCAAAATGGACGAGCTTCTCACCGTGATGAATTTGTTTGTTGTACAAGATGCAACAAGGAGCGCAGGTTTCGTCTCCGGACAAAGGAAGAATGCCGAATTCACCATGATGCTGTGGCTGATGTGAATTGGAAATGTGCTGATCTGCCATATGACAA AATAACTTGTGATGACGAGGAAGAAAGAGCAAGTCGTAGGGTATATAGAGGCTGCAGCCGTAAACCAACATGCCAAGGCTGCACTTCTTGTGTATGCTTTGGCTGTGAAATTTGTCGTTTCTCAGATTGCAGCTGCCAAACTTGCACCGACTTCACAAGGAATGCTAAACCTTGA